The segment GCATTAGTCATACTGCCCTGCGGCCAGCTCATCAAAAAAGGTATTACCATCAACCAAATTGCCCATTTTGATGTCAGTTATGGCTTTCACCGCTTTGGATTGAAGCAAATGTAATTTTAGTGTCTCGATACTTTGGTATGCATCAGCTGAAATAACAACGGCCACAGGCTTGCCATTTTTAT is part of the Providencia stuartii genome and harbors:
- a CDS encoding antitoxin; its protein translation is MGSCAAPSAKGDDKFITTDYLQQCHKNGKPVAVVISADAYQSIETLKLHLLQSKAVKAITDIKMGNLVDGNTFFDELAAGQYD